From one Mytilus galloprovincialis chromosome 13, xbMytGall1.hap1.1, whole genome shotgun sequence genomic stretch:
- the LOC143057530 gene encoding UDP-galactopyranose mutase-like yields the protein MSTEYLVVGCGLSGAVMARFIAEERHKKVLVVDKRDHIGGNCYDYIDENGIRINKYGVHLFHTNSERVWQYVNRFSSWTRWEHKVLGVIDGQYIPLPPNITTINMLCGQHLTNQQEADDWLSRNQLKHEHIDNGYQMATSRVGETLYEKIFKHYTFKQWGRYPEELDASVLARIPVRNNFDDRYFSDKYQALPTDGYTKFFENILDHENITVRLSCDYFDIDPSTISNSTIIYSGPIDDFFTNVGYPKLEYRSVNFEIQRFKNTKFFQPCAHVNHPGPETPFTRIIEYKHLLNQDSPHTTIISETTCSDGDPYYPVPNKRNMELYEQYKTLAEKERNVHFVGRLASYKYFNMDQSILNALEYCDSIFSI from the coding sequence ATGTCAACAGAATATTTGGTTGTCGGATGTGGTCTTTCAGGTGCAGTCATGGCCAGATTTATAGCTGAAGAAAGACATAAGAAAGTTCTGGTTGTAGACAAAAGAGATCACATTGGTGGAAACTGCTATGATTACATCGATGAAAACGGAATAAGAATTAATAAATATGGAGTTCATTTGTTTCATACAAATAGCGAAAGAGTATGGCAATACGTAAATCGTTTTTCTAGCTGGACAAGATGGGAACACAAAGTCCTAGGGGTAATTGATGGACAATACATACCATTGCCACCCAACATAACAACAATTAATATGTTATGTGGACAGCATTTAACAAATCAACAAGAAGCAGATGACTGGTTGTCCCGAAACCAATTGAAGCATGAACATATTGATAATGGGTATCAAATGGCCACGTCAAGGGTGGGTGAAACcttgtatgaaaaaatatttaagcatTATACATTTAAACAATGGGGGAGGTACCCAGAGGAATTGGATGCATCAGTGTTAGCTAGAATACCAGTAAGAAATAATTTCGATGACCGTTacttcagtgacaaatatcaagCACTTCCTACTGATGGCTATACAAAATTTTTCGAAAACATTCTGGACCATGAGAATATAACAGTACGCCTGTCATGCGACTATTTTGACATTGATCCTTCTACTATCTCCAACAGCACAATTATATATTCTGGACCTATTGATGATTTCTTCACAAATGTTGGTTACCCCAAATTAGAGTATCGATCCGTAAACTTTGAAATTCAACGCTTTAAGAATACTAAATTCTTCCAGCCATGTGCTCACGTTAATCATCCAGGTCCCGAAACTCCATTTACCAGGATAATAGAATACAAACATCTCCTTAATCAAGATTCGCCACACACCACAATTATCTCGGAGACAACATGTAGCGACGGTGATCCCTACTATCCTGTTCCAAACAAAAGAAATATGGAACTGTATGAACAATACAAAACATTAGCAGAGAAGGAGAGAAATGTACATTTTGTAGGACGACTAGccagttataaatattttaatatggatCAATCAATTTTGAATGCACTTGAGTATTGTGattctattttttctatataA